GAATACAATGACGATGGCTTCCGCTGCAAGGTGCCGCCCGGGCACTACTTCATGATGGGCGACAACCGCGATTCCAGCAGCGACAGCCGTTACTGGGGGTTCGTCCCGGACGAGAACATCGTGGGCAGGGCGTTCTTCATCTGGATGAACTTCGGCCAACTGAGTCGGGTGGGCACCTCGATCAGATGAGCGGGGACGCCTTCAAATTGATCGCTTGCGGAGCAGGAATGAAAAGACAACGCGGTTTGAGCCTGATCGGTCTGATCTTCGTGGGCTTTCTGCTGTTCTTCGCCGCCCTGGTGGGCATGAAGGCGCTGCCCGCCTACATCGAGTACTTCACGATCAAGAAGCACATCTCCGAGCTGGCGCGCGGGGGAGAAGGAACGTCCCCGAGGGAGATCCAGGGCAATTTCGACAAGCGGGCGTCCATCGACGACATCACCTCCATCCAGGGCCGCGACCTCGAGGTCACCAAGAACGGCGAGTCGGTGTCGATCAGCGCGAGCTACGCCAAGAAGGTACCGCTGTTCGGCCACGTGAGCCTGTGCTTCGATTTCGAGATCACCAGCGGCCGCTGAGGCGCCGCTCGCGCTGATGCACGATCTCGAGCGGGACGATGCGCTCGGCCATGTCTTCACCCACCGCCACCTGCTTCACCAGGCGCTGACGCATCGCAGCCACGGCCAGCCGCACAACGAGCGGCTGGAATTCGTCGGCGACGCCGTCCTCAATTGCGTCATCGCCGCCGCCCTGTTCGATCGTCATCCGGCCATGCCGGAGGGAGAGCTCTCCCGCCTGCGCTCATCCCTCGTGAACCAGACGAGCCTCGCCGAGCAGGCGCTGAGGATCGACCTCGGGGGGCATCTGCTGCTTGGAGAAGGCGAGGTGAGAAGCGGCGGGGCTTCGCGGCCATCGATGCTTGCCGATGCCCTGGAAGCCTTGTTCGGCGCGGTCTTTCTGGATGCCGGGTATGACCGCGCACAGGCCGCGATCCTGCGGCTGTTCGAGCCTGCGCTCGCCACGGCCCAGTCACGCAGTGTGGGAAAGGATGCAAAGACATCGCTGCAGGAATGGCTCCAGGCCCGCCGGATGCCGCTGCCGGAGTATCGGGTCACCGGGATCTCGGGCGAGGCTCACAGCCAGATGTTCGAAGTGGAGTGCGTGGTGGACATGCTCGCAATGGCACAGAAAGGGCGGGGCGTGAGCCGCCGCGCGGCGGAGCAGTCGGCCGCGCAGAGAGTGCTCGAGGAAATCGTGAAGGAGGG
Above is a window of Betaproteobacteria bacterium DNA encoding:
- the rnc gene encoding ribonuclease III, which translates into the protein MHDLERDDALGHVFTHRHLLHQALTHRSHGQPHNERLEFVGDAVLNCVIAAALFDRHPAMPEGELSRLRSSLVNQTSLAEQALRIDLGGHLLLGEGEVRSGGASRPSMLADALEALFGAVFLDAGYDRAQAAILRLFEPALATAQSRSVGKDAKTSLQEWLQARRMPLPEYRVTGISGEAHSQMFEVECVVDMLAMAQKGRGVSRRAAEQSAAQRVLEEIVKEGKS
- a CDS encoding DUF4845 domain-containing protein, whose amino-acid sequence is MKRQRGLSLIGLIFVGFLLFFAALVGMKALPAYIEYFTIKKHISELARGGEGTSPREIQGNFDKRASIDDITSIQGRDLEVTKNGESVSISASYAKKVPLFGHVSLCFDFEITSGR